The following are from one region of the Corylus avellana chromosome ca1, CavTom2PMs-1.0 genome:
- the LOC132183995 gene encoding glucan endo-1,3-beta-glucosidase, basic vacuolar isoform-like, with amino-acid sequence MATVFETSNRSSMAAIVLLLGLLVANLGTTGGESIGVCYGMMGNNLASTSEVISLYRSNNIKRMRIYDPNQAVLQALRDSNIELMLGVPNSDLQSLATNPSNANSWVQRNVLSFWPSVRFRYIAVGNEVSPVNGATASLAQFVLPAVRNVFNAIRSAGLQDQIKVSTAIDMTLIGTSYPPSQGAFRGDVRAYLDPIIGHLAYAKAPLLANVYTYFSYAGNPRDISLPYALFTSPSVVVWDGQRGYQNLFDAMMDALYSALERTGNPLAVVVSESGWPSAGGVATTVDNARAYYSNLIRHVKGGTPKSPGRAIETYLFAMFDENQKQPELEKHFGVFFPNKQPKYSLNFNGERIIWEGVDVDQYNATVSLKSEM; translated from the exons ATGGCTACCGTCTTTGAAACAAGCAATAGATCCTCAATGGCTGCTATCGTGCTACTTCTGGGACTCTTGGTGGCAAACCTTGGCACAACAG GTGGAGAATCGATAGGGGTTTGTTATGGAATGATGGGCAACAATCTAGCATCCACTTCAGAAGTAATATCTCTCTACAGATCCAACAACATCAAGCGAATGAGAATCTACGATCCCAACCAAGCAGTTCTGCAAGCTCTTAGAGACTCCAACATTGAGCTCATGCTTGGCGTTCCAAATTCAGACCTTCAAAGCCTTGCCACCAATCCTTCCAATGCAAATTCATGGGTACAAAGAAATGTGCTCAGCTTCTGGCCTAGCGTCAGATTCCGATACATTGCCGTTGGAAATGAAGTCAGCCCTGTCAATGGAGCCACAGCTTCGCTGGCTCAGTTTGTTCTCCCTGCCGTGCGAAACGTATTCAATGCAATCAGATCTGCTGGCCTTCAGGACCAAATCAAG GTTTCAACTGCCATTGACATGACGTTGATCGGAACCTCGTACCCTCCGTCGCAGGGAGCTTTCCGGGGAGATGTGAGGGCATATTTAGACCCCATCATCGGCCACCTTGCATATGCCAAGGCACCATTGCTAGCAAATGTGTACACTTATTTCAGCTATGCAGGGAATCCACGTGACATATCTCTTCCCTACGCTTTGTTTACTTCCCCATCGGTTGTCGTATGGGATGGGCAGCGGGGATACCAAAACCTTTTTGATGCCATGATGGATGCATTGTACTCTGCCCTTGAGAGGACCGGAAATCCTCTGGCGGTTGTGGTGTCGGAGAGCGGATGGCCGTCGGCCGGCGGGGTTGCTACCACCGTTGATAACGCACGGGCTTATTACTCGAATTTGATCCGGCATGTCAAAGGGGGCACGCCCAAGAGCCCTGGCAGGGCAATAGAGACTTACCTGTTTGCCATGTTTGATGAGAATCAGAAACAGCCAGAGCTGGAGAAACACTTTGGGGTGTTCTTCCCAAATAAACAGCCCAAATATTCCCTCAATTTCAATGGAGAAAGAATAATCTGGGAGGGTGTCGATGTTGATCAGTATAATGCAACAGTTTCCCTTAAGAGTGAGATGTAA
- the LOC132175706 gene encoding glucan endo-1,3-beta-glucosidase, basic vacuolar isoform-like, which yields MATFFETSNRISSMAAIVLLLGLLVANLGTTGGESIGICYGMMGNNLASTSEVISLYTSNNIKRMRIYDPNQAVLQALKDSNIELMLGVPNSDLQSLAANPSSANSWVQRNVLSWPSVRFRYIAVGNEVSPVNGATASLAQFVLPAVRNVFNAIKSAGLQDQIKVSTAIDMTLIGTSYPPSQGAFRGDVRAYLDPIIGHLAYAKAPLLANVYTYFSYAGNPRDISLPYALFTSPSVVVWDGQRGYQNLFDALMDALYSALERTGNPLEVVVSESGWPSAGGVATTVDNARAYYSNLIRHVKKGTPKIPDRAIETYLFAMFDENQKPQELEKHFGVFFPNKQPKYSLNFNGERIIWEGVDVDQYNATVSLKSEM from the exons ATGGCTACCTTCTTTGAAACAAGCAATAGAATATCCTCAATGGCTGCTATCGTGCTACTTCTGGGACTCTTGGTGGCAAACCTTGGCACAACAG GTGGAGAATCGATAGGGATTTGTTATGGAATGATGGGCAACAATCTAGCATCCACTTCAGAAGTAATATCTCTCTACACATCCAACAACATCAAGCGAATGAGAATCTATGATCCCAACCAAGCAGTTCTGCAAGCTCTTAAAGACTCCAACATTGAGCTCATGCTTGGCGTTCCAAATTCAGACCTTCAAAGCCTTGCCGCCAACCCTTCCAGTGCAAATTCATGGGTACAAAGAAATGTGCTCAGCTGGCCTAGCGTCAGATTCCGATACATTGCTGTTGGAAATGAAGTCAGCCCTGTCAATGGCGCCACAGCTTCGCTGGCTCAGTTTGTTCTCCCTGCCGTGCGAAACGTATTCAATGCAATCAAATCTGCTGGCCTTCAGGACCAAATCAAG GTTTCAACTGCCATTGACATGACGTTGATCGGAACCTCGTACCCCCCGTCGCAGGGGGCTTTCCGGGGAGATGTGAGGGCATATTTAGACCCCATCATCGGCCACCTTGCATATGCCAAGGCACCATTACTAGCAAATGTGTACACTTATTTCAGCTATGCAGGGAATCCACGTGACATATCTCTTCCCTACGCTTTGTTTACTTCCCCATCGGTTGTCGTATGGGATGGGCAGCGTGGATACCAAAACCTTTTTGATGCGTTGATGGATGCATTGTACTCTGCCCTTGAGAGGACCGGAAATCCTCTGGAGGTTGTGGTGTCGGAGAGCGGATGGCCGTCGGCCGGCGGGGTTGCTACCACCGTTGATAACGCACGTGCTTATTACTCGAATTTGATCCGGCATGTCAAAAAGGGCACGCCCAAGATCCCTGACAGGGCAATAGAGACTTACCTGTTTGCCATGTTTGATGAGAATCAGAAACCGCAAGAGCTGGAGAAACACTTTGGGGTGTTCTTCCCAAATAAACAGCCCAAATATTCCCTCAATTTCAATGGAGAAAGAATAATCTGGGAGGGTGTCGATGTTGATCAGTATAATGCAACAGTTTCCCTTAAGAGTGAGATGTAA
- the LOC132175717 gene encoding glucan endo-1,3-beta-glucosidase, basic vacuolar isoform-like, with amino-acid sequence MATVFETSNRSSMAAIVLLLGLLVANLGTTGGESIGICYGMMGNNLASTSEVISLYTSNNIKRMRIYDPNQAVLQALKDSNIELMLGVPNSDLQSLAANPSNANSWVQRNVLSFWPSVRFRYIAVGNEVSPVNGATASLAQFVLPAVRNVFNAIKSAGLQDQIKVSTAIDMTLIGTSYPPSQGAFRGDVRAYLDPIIGHLAYAKAPLLANVYTYFSYAGNPRDISLPYALFTSPSVVVWDGQRGYQNLFDALMDALYSALERTGNPLEVVVSESGWPSAGGVATTVDNARAYYSNLIRHVKKGTPKIPDRAIETYLFAMFDENQKPQELEKHFGVFFPNKQPKYSLNFNGERIIWEGVDVDQYNATVSLKSEM; translated from the exons ATGGCTACCGTCTTTGAAACAAGCAATAGATCCTCAATGGCTGCTATCGTGCTACTTCTGGGACTCTTGGTGGCAAACCTTGGCACAACAG GTGGAGAATCGATAGGGATTTGTTATGGAATGATGGGCAACAATCTAGCATCCACTTCAGAAGTAATATCTCTCTACACATCCAACAACATCAAGCGAATGAGAATCTATGATCCCAACCAAGCAGTTCTGCAAGCTCTTAAAGACTCCAACATTGAGCTCATGCTTGGCGTTCCAAATTCAGACCTTCAAAGCCTTGCCGCCAACCCTTCCAATGCAAATTCATGGGTACAAAGAAATGTGCTCAGCTTCTGGCCTAGCGTCAGATTCCGATACATTGCTGTTGGAAATGAAGTCAGCCCTGTCAATGGCGCCACAGCTTCGCTGGCTCAGTTTGTTCTCCCTGCGGTGCGAAACGTATTCAATGCAATCAAATCTGCGGGCCTTCAGGACCAAATCAAG GTTTCAACTGCCATTGACATGACGTTGATCGGAACCTCGTACCCCCCGTCGCAGGGGGCTTTCCGGGGAGATGTGAGGGCATATTTAGACCCCATCATCGGCCACCTTGCATATGCCAAGGCACCATTACTAGCAAATGTGTACACTTATTTCAGCTATGCAGGGAATCCACGTGACATATCTCTTCCCTACGCTTTGTTTACTTCCCCATCGGTTGTCGTATGGGATGGGCAGCGTGGATACCAAAACCTTTTTGATGCGTTGATGGATGCACTGTACTCTGCCCTTGAGAGGACTGGAAATCCTCTGGAGGTTGTGGTGTCGGAGAGCGGATGGCCGTCGGCCGGCGGGGTTGCTACCACCGTTGATAACGCACGTGCTTATTACTCGAATTTGATCCGGCACGTCAAAAAGGGCACGCCCAAGATCCCTGACAGGGCAATAGAGACTTACCTGTTTGCCATGTTTGATGAGAATCAGAAACCGCAAGAGCTGGAGAAACACTTTGGGGTGTTCTTCCCAAATAAACAGCCCAAATATTCCCTCAATTTCAATGGAGAAAGAATAATCTGGGAGGGTGTCGATGTTGATCAGTATAATGCAACAGTTTCCCTTAAGAGTGAGATGTAA